The genomic interval AGCGTCCAGCGATGCTTGCCGATGTTTTTGAATCTTTCATTGGAGCATTGTATTTAGATAGTGGTTTAGAACAAGTCGTCGAGTTTTTAAGAAAAGTGGTTTTCCCGAAAATAGACGAGGGTGCTTTTTCTCATGTGATGGATTACAAGAGCCAGCTTCAAGAATTGATTCAACGTGATAGCAGCGGTACCATTCAGTATAAAATATTACAGGAAAAAGGACCGGCTCATAATCGTGAATTTGTTTCTATTGTTTTACTCAATGGAGAAAAACTAGGGTCCGGCTCTGGTAAATCGAAAAAAGAAGCAGAGCAGCATGCTGCCGAGCGTGCCTTAAACGTATTAAGACAAAAAAGATCATAATGATTGTGAAAGATAAGGGGGAGAGAGCATGTTCCTCAAACGCTTGGACGTTGTAGGATTTAAGTCTTTCGCAGAGAAAATTTCAATGGACTTTGTACCAGGTGTAACCGCAGTCGTAGGGCCGAACGGAAGTGGAAAAAGTAATATAACAGATGCGATTCGTTGGGTGCTTGGCGAACAGTCCGCCAAATCATTGCGCGGGGCGAAAATGGAGGATATTATCTTTTCCGGAAGCGATTCAAGAAAGCCTTTGAATTTTGCTGAGGTATCTTTAACCCTTGATAACGTAACAAATTCTTTACCCATTGATTTTCATGAAGTCAGTATTACAAGAAGAGTGTACAGATCGGGTGACAGTGAATTTTTAATTAATAATCAGCCCTGTCGTTTAAAGGATATCGTTGATTTATTTATGGATTCAGGCCTCGGCCGCGAAGCTTTTTCGATTATTAGCCAGGGGAAAGTAGAAGAAATATTAAGCAGTAAGGCGGAAGAAAGACGCGTTATTTTTGAAGAAGCAGCTGGTGTTTTAAAATATAAAACGCGTAAAAAGAAAGCCGAGCAAAAGCTTGCTGAAACACAGGAAAATTTAAATCGTGTTCAAGATATTCTTTATGAATTAGAAGGTCAGGTAGAGCCGTTAAAAATTCAATCGTCGCTTGCTAAAGAGTTTTTGGCGAAAAAGGAAGAGCTAGAGCAATTTGAAGTCAGCTTAACAGTTTATGAAATTGAAGAGCTTCACCGAAAATGGGAAAAGCTATCTCATGAGTTAGAAGAGCATACGCTAAGAAAAGAGCAAATGGCAAGCGAACTGCATCAAAAGGAAGCAGCCCTACAGGCGCTGCGCCAGAAAACAGCTAGTTTAGATGCAACGATGAATGATTTACAAGCGATTCTTTTAACATCAAGTGAAGATCTAGAAAAGTTAGAAGGTAGAAAAGAAGTATTAAAAGAACGGAAGAAAAATGCGACACAAAATAAAGTTCAACTTGAAAAGTCCATCGAAGAGGCTAAAGCGTTTATCGCCCGTTTAGAGGTGGATAAAGAAGCTCAAATCATTTTGGTTCGCGAATTAGAAAATGAAGTAAAAAACTTGCAGTCGCTCTTGCAAGAAAAGCAACAAACCTTAGGTTCCTTCCAAACGGATATTGAGGGGACGATTGAACTTCATAAAAGTGACTATATTGAATGGCTAAATAAGCAAGCGACAGCGAAAAACGAAAAGCAATATTTAGCTCAGCAGCTGGAGCAGCAGGCTTATAAAAATGAGAGGCTGGATAATGATAATGCAAAGTATTTAACGGAAAGAACGTCAATCGTGCAGCAAAAACAGCAGCATGAAGTGGAATTGCGCGAGATAACGCTCGAGTTAGAAAAGCATGTGGCTCGTTATCGTAGTCAGGAAAAGGAACAAGAAGCAACGAAGGACCGCTATCAAAAGCAAGAAACGACACTATATAAAGCGTATCAATTTTTACAGCAAGCGAAGGCGCGTAAAGAGTTGTTAGAGGAAATGGAAGAAGAGTATGCAGGGTTCTTCCAAGGTGTAAAAGAAATATTAAAAGCAAAAGCTTCTTTGCAAGGTATTGAAGGTGCCGTTGCGGAGTTGATTACAGTGCCAAAAAGCTATCAAACGGCGATTGAGATCGCGCTTGGCGCGGCGATGCAGCATGTTGTTGTTCGTGAAGAAGAACATGCCCGTCAGGCGATTAGCTTTTTAAAGAAAAATGGTTATGGCCGGGCTACTTTTTTACCACTCTCTGTCATAAAAGGTAGAGAAGTGCCCCAGTCTCAATTGAAACTGCTTCAAAATCATCCAGCTTTTATTGGTACTGCTGCCCAATTAATAGACTATGAAGCGAAATATGCAGAGATTGTGACGAACTTACTTGGAACGGTCGTTATTACACGTGATTTAAAAGGAGCAAATGAGCTGGCTAAATTAGTCGGTCATCGTTATCGTTTTGTAACGCTTGATGGGGATGTTGTAAATCCTGGTGGTTCGATGACAGGGGGAGCACTTAAGCAAAAGTCCTCATCCTTATTATCGCGAAAAGCGGAATTAGAGGAACTTAAAAATAAGCTTGTCGATATGGAAGCGAAAACAAATCAATTAGAACGTGAAGTTCGGGAGCTAAAAGCTGAAATCACACAGCAAGAAGAACGTTTAGCAGAAATGAAACAATCAGGTGAGTCATTGCGAGAAAAAGAGCAATTACTGAAAAATAAATTTCGAGAAATTGAATTACAAGAAAAGAATATTAATGACCGTCTTCATTTATATGATTTGGATAAAACACAACTCATAGAAGAAGAGCAGCAAAGAACGGCCCGTCTTGAAGAGTTGGAGAACATTATCGTATCGTGTGCAGAGGAGCTTAGTCGACTTGATGAAACGATTGCTCAATTGACGGAGCGAAAGGAAACACAGCAATCCTCAAAAGAAATCCTTCTAGAAGAGATGAGTGAGTTGAAAGTAACGCTTGCTTCCAAACGAGAACAGCTTCGTAACCAAAAGGAAAATATGGCTCGTCTTGAGGAAGATTGGCTTATGACACAAACGAAGCTTGCTGAATATGAGGATGACTGGTCGCTTTTAACGAATGAAATGAGTGATAGTTCAAGCGGGGAAGAACGATTAGAGGATGCCGCAAAAGAGCAGTTTGCACTGAAAAATGAAACGATTGAAAAGATTTCGGTTACACGTCAAGAAAAAGAGAGTTTGCAAACGGAGCTTGAGGATATGGAGCTCGATTTAAAAGAGCAAAATCGTCAATATAAAGGCATTGCAGAAAGCGTCAAAGATGAAGAAGTGAAGTTGAATCGACTTGATGTAGAGCTTGAAAATCGACTTTCTAAGCTACGAGAGGAATATCTTTTAAGCTATGAGGCTGCAAAAGAGAAGTATCCGTTAACATTGCCGGTTGAAGAAGCGAAGAAACGAGTCAAGCTCATTAAATTGGCGATTGACGAGTTAGGAAACGTTAACTTAGGGGCAATTGATGAGTATGAGCGTGTATCAGAACGCTATGAATTTTTACTTAATCAAAAGGATGACTTGCAGCAAGCGAAAGATACCCTTCTTCAAGTGATTTGTGAAATGGATGAAGAGATGACGCGGCGCTTTTCTGAGACATTTTATGCGATTCGTGATCAATTCGGACAAGTGTTTAAAGCGTTATTTGGCGGAGGCCGTGCTGAATTAAAGTTAACGGATTCGCTGAATTTGTTGCAAACAGGTGTCGAGATTGTCGCTCAGCCCCCTGGGAAGAAATTGCAAAATTTAAGTTTATTATCAGGTGGAGAACGAGCACTAACTGCGATTGCCTTGCTGTTTTCTATTTTAAAAGTACGTCCGGTGCCGTTTTGTGTGCTTGATGAAGTTGAAGCAGCGCTGGATGAAGCGAATATCACGCGTTTTAGTCAATTTTTGCGCAAGTTCAGCGAAGAAACGCAATTTATCGTCATTACGCATCGCAAAGGTACGATGGAAGGTGCGGATGTGTTATATGGCATTACGATGCAGGAATCAGGTGTTTCAAGGCTTGTTTCTGTACGAATGGAAGAGACAGAAGAAGT from Peribacillus asahii carries:
- the smc gene encoding chromosome segregation protein SMC; amino-acid sequence: MFLKRLDVVGFKSFAEKISMDFVPGVTAVVGPNGSGKSNITDAIRWVLGEQSAKSLRGAKMEDIIFSGSDSRKPLNFAEVSLTLDNVTNSLPIDFHEVSITRRVYRSGDSEFLINNQPCRLKDIVDLFMDSGLGREAFSIISQGKVEEILSSKAEERRVIFEEAAGVLKYKTRKKKAEQKLAETQENLNRVQDILYELEGQVEPLKIQSSLAKEFLAKKEELEQFEVSLTVYEIEELHRKWEKLSHELEEHTLRKEQMASELHQKEAALQALRQKTASLDATMNDLQAILLTSSEDLEKLEGRKEVLKERKKNATQNKVQLEKSIEEAKAFIARLEVDKEAQIILVRELENEVKNLQSLLQEKQQTLGSFQTDIEGTIELHKSDYIEWLNKQATAKNEKQYLAQQLEQQAYKNERLDNDNAKYLTERTSIVQQKQQHEVELREITLELEKHVARYRSQEKEQEATKDRYQKQETTLYKAYQFLQQAKARKELLEEMEEEYAGFFQGVKEILKAKASLQGIEGAVAELITVPKSYQTAIEIALGAAMQHVVVREEEHARQAISFLKKNGYGRATFLPLSVIKGREVPQSQLKLLQNHPAFIGTAAQLIDYEAKYAEIVTNLLGTVVITRDLKGANELAKLVGHRYRFVTLDGDVVNPGGSMTGGALKQKSSSLLSRKAELEELKNKLVDMEAKTNQLEREVRELKAEITQQEERLAEMKQSGESLREKEQLLKNKFREIELQEKNINDRLHLYDLDKTQLIEEEQQRTARLEELENIIVSCAEELSRLDETIAQLTERKETQQSSKEILLEEMSELKVTLASKREQLRNQKENMARLEEDWLMTQTKLAEYEDDWSLLTNEMSDSSSGEERLEDAAKEQFALKNETIEKISVTRQEKESLQTELEDMELDLKEQNRQYKGIAESVKDEEVKLNRLDVELENRLSKLREEYLLSYEAAKEKYPLTLPVEEAKKRVKLIKLAIDELGNVNLGAIDEYERVSERYEFLLNQKDDLQQAKDTLLQVICEMDEEMTRRFSETFYAIRDQFGQVFKALFGGGRAELKLTDSLNLLQTGVEIVAQPPGKKLQNLSLLSGGERALTAIALLFSILKVRPVPFCVLDEVEAALDEANITRFSQFLRKFSEETQFIVITHRKGTMEGADVLYGITMQESGVSRLVSVRMEETEEVARV